The genome window CGTGAAACGTGAATACAGCCTGTCAATGATCTCCTGGATGATGCGATGTTCATCGACAGTGCTCTCTCTGAATGGGGAAAGTATATCCTTTTTATCACCCGATTTGATGGATTCTTCAGCAACGCCAACCTTTGCAAGAAGTCCCGATAGATTAAACCGGAACAGGATTACTCCGATACTCCCGGTGATCGCTGTCGGATGAGCACTGATGCGGTCAGCTGCTGTGGCAACATAATAGCCGCCTGACGTCCCAAGCCCAACAATACTGGCGTAGACAGGAATAGGATGACGTGTCTTGAATGTGAGAATCTCATGGTGGATGATGTCACTAGCGGTAACCGTCCCTCCTGGAGAGTTGATTCTCATAACAATGCCGGCAATCTCCTTGTCCGTATCGGCCTTTTGCAGGGCTTCCTTGACGAGTGCGACCGTTGATGGCTTCTCTTGGCTCAACTGGCTTGCCCCCTGATCTCGTTCCGAGACAAAGCCCGTGATGTCGATGAGAAGAATTTTTGGCGTACCATCTCCCTCGATTACCTTCTCTTGAAGC of Geobacter sp. contains these proteins:
- the sppA gene encoding signal peptide peptidase SppA, yielding MNRSFLALCLVLFSLACPGCAFINVDMLKPLQPLQEKVIEGDGTPKILLIDITGFVSERDQGASQLSQEKPSTVALVKEALQKADTDKEIAGIVMRINSPGGTVTASDIIHHEILTFKTRHPIPVYASIVGLGTSGGYYVATAADRISAHPTAITGSIGVILFRFNLSGLLAKVGVAEESIKSGDKKDILSPFRESTVDEHRIIQEIIDRLYSRFTDVVLSRQGNRLNKESLKPLADGRIFTADQALNAHLIDKVGYLEDDIADMKQQLQIPEARIIRYYRPGSFQSSIYSSVNGTAVPTVNLVNINADGIDMFQGTQFLYLWQH